The following coding sequences lie in one Williamwhitmania sp. genomic window:
- a CDS encoding NADH-ubiquinone oxidoreductase-F iron-sulfur binding region domain-containing protein → MTTNTCDYSSQIQMIRDILLSEESASMALWNEQRPFIKFDKVTRPVIFVSIGSHAIVSGAESILSAITAYVQEQAIDADVEVVGSYGLFSLETLVEVQLPGMARVALKQIKPEDVGVLLDSVLNRFLPDGKAVFQHRSDLHQAWPNVPFFDEHPFFSKQHRVVLDLCGKYNPVSLPQYVANGGFFSFAKAIRSYTFSDICDIIDRSDLRGRAGGGFSAGKKWRMALEVAAESRYVICNADESDPGAFMNRLLLEGSPFRVLEGVALAAYASGANRAFISTRNRYSLAVSRLEEAIATLQEVGLLGENILDSGYNLVIKVKKGPGAYVCGEETALIRSLEGKRGIPSSKPPYPTTAGYKGKPTVVNNLETLANVPLILSKGPDWFRSLGTETSKGTKIFALSGKCAETCVVEVEMGTSLNSLLDLAGGMAGESTLKAIQIGGPSGACIPPSLMALKVDFEELKENDIPMGNGGILVYDEKTCIPDMVKFFMGFIQNESCGKCIPCREGSQRMLEIYQNITRRPVTEEGHNTLERFKGVIQLEGLAEVMKDTSACGLGQTSTYPVLTTLKYFREEYEEHIFDRHCRAGVCKDLRVYQIDLDKCTGCTACVKKCPVNAIAGSPRMPHYIVLDKCIACGVCLDTCMFGAVVTH, encoded by the coding sequence ATGACCACAAATACCTGTGACTACAGCAGTCAAATCCAGATGATACGTGACATTCTCCTTTCGGAGGAGAGTGCGTCCATGGCTTTGTGGAACGAGCAACGACCATTCATTAAGTTCGATAAGGTCACTCGACCTGTGATATTTGTTTCTATAGGCTCCCATGCAATTGTTTCCGGTGCCGAAAGTATCTTGTCCGCTATTACTGCTTATGTGCAGGAGCAAGCTATTGATGCCGACGTGGAGGTGGTTGGTAGCTATGGGCTTTTTAGCCTTGAGACTCTGGTTGAGGTTCAGCTCCCAGGGATGGCGCGCGTAGCCTTGAAACAGATAAAGCCAGAGGATGTGGGAGTGTTGCTTGATAGCGTTCTCAATCGTTTTTTGCCTGATGGGAAAGCCGTGTTTCAGCATCGAAGCGATTTGCACCAGGCTTGGCCAAATGTGCCTTTTTTCGATGAGCATCCCTTCTTTTCGAAGCAGCATAGGGTTGTTCTTGACCTTTGCGGTAAGTATAATCCAGTATCGCTTCCACAGTATGTTGCCAACGGTGGGTTCTTCTCTTTTGCTAAGGCCATCCGAAGTTACACTTTCTCCGACATTTGCGATATTATTGATAGAAGTGACCTGCGTGGTAGAGCAGGTGGAGGTTTCTCAGCTGGGAAGAAGTGGCGGATGGCTCTGGAGGTAGCCGCAGAGAGCCGCTACGTTATTTGCAATGCCGATGAAAGTGACCCTGGTGCCTTTATGAACAGGCTTCTGTTGGAAGGTTCTCCTTTCAGAGTCCTTGAGGGAGTGGCTCTTGCAGCCTATGCCAGCGGTGCCAATCGCGCATTTATTTCAACAAGAAATAGGTATTCGCTTGCGGTGAGTAGGCTTGAAGAGGCAATTGCCACCCTGCAAGAGGTTGGTTTGCTTGGAGAGAATATCCTTGACAGTGGCTATAACTTAGTAATTAAAGTTAAGAAGGGCCCTGGAGCATATGTTTGTGGTGAAGAAACGGCCTTGATTAGGAGTTTAGAGGGTAAGCGAGGTATTCCTTCCTCTAAACCACCATACCCAACAACCGCTGGGTATAAGGGTAAGCCTACCGTGGTGAACAACTTGGAAACCTTGGCGAATGTGCCGTTGATACTTTCAAAGGGGCCAGATTGGTTTCGCTCATTGGGTACCGAGACTAGTAAGGGAACTAAAATTTTTGCACTTAGTGGAAAATGTGCGGAGACATGTGTGGTAGAGGTTGAGATGGGAACATCTTTAAATTCGTTACTTGACTTGGCTGGAGGAATGGCAGGAGAATCTACGTTGAAGGCAATACAAATTGGTGGACCTTCGGGAGCTTGTATTCCGCCCTCCCTTATGGCACTCAAAGTAGATTTTGAGGAGCTCAAGGAGAATGATATCCCAATGGGGAATGGAGGAATTTTAGTATACGATGAGAAAACCTGTATCCCCGATATGGTAAAGTTCTTTATGGGCTTTATACAGAATGAATCCTGTGGAAAGTGTATTCCTTGTAGGGAGGGATCACAACGGATGTTGGAAATATACCAGAATATAACTAGGCGGCCAGTAACAGAGGAGGGCCATAATACACTAGAACGATTTAAAGGGGTGATACAGTTGGAGGGGCTGGCTGAGGTGATGAAGGATACCTCTGCCTGCGGACTGGGGCAAACATCGACATATCCTGTGCTCACCACCTTAAAGTATTTTAGAGAGGAGTATGAAGAGCATATTTTTGATAGGCACTGCAGGGCTGGTGTATGCAAGGACCTACGGGTGTATCAGATCGATTTGGATAAGTGCACTGGCTGTACGGCGTGTGTTAAAAAATGCCCAGTGAACGCCATTGCTGGTTCTCCTCGGATGCCTCATTACATTGTTTTAGACAAGTGCATTGCTTGTGGTGTTTGCCTTGATACGTGCATGTTTGGTGCAGTAGTAACCCATTAG
- a CDS encoding [FeFe] hydrogenase, group A has translation MVFNIEVNGKEIQARRGETILDALSQNGIKVPTLCNMKGFTPTGACRICVVEVEGKEGLVPSCSHPVEEWMKIKTHTPRVIRARKTIVELLLSNHPDDCLYCERNGSCELQDLAVEMNIRERRITGKKRRHKLDQSSPSIVRDTAKCILCARCVRVCDEVMQVSTLELMNRGSKSLVSTALNKDINFSSCIFCGQCIMVCPTGALHEKSNLGEVLNALNDPNMAVAVQVAPSASVSVSEELGFKQGRDISGVLVATLRKIGFRYVFETGFGADVASMEVASELQTRIESTEQLPLLSSCCPAWVKYIEQFQPALLPLLSKVKSPQQVMGAIIKEHWAQEAGVNSQKLFSVAIMPCTAKKFEAQREEMTHKGISDVDAVLTTRELLKLIKLYGIDVQNIDAQLPDNPFSIRSSAGKLFAASGGLAESVVRTFHYNMSGKDLKGFKVAQFRNVQGFKKFDISVGNKTIKVGIANGMRGAVTMLQEIAAGKSDLQFVEVMACEGGCLQGGGQPLVTDDRERKVKAKTIYDIDEMEIIRVPYKNPAVAEIYAKCLGAPGGERAKQLLYTRFTQRNVLL, from the coding sequence ATGGTTTTCAATATTGAAGTTAATGGGAAAGAGATTCAGGCTAGAAGGGGTGAAACCATTCTGGATGCGCTAAGCCAAAATGGAATTAAGGTTCCTACCCTATGCAACATGAAGGGGTTTACCCCAACAGGAGCCTGTAGAATTTGTGTTGTTGAGGTAGAAGGTAAGGAGGGGCTTGTTCCTTCTTGCTCCCATCCTGTGGAGGAGTGGATGAAAATTAAGACGCACACTCCGAGGGTAATTCGGGCGAGGAAAACTATTGTTGAGCTGCTTCTCTCCAACCATCCGGACGATTGCCTTTATTGCGAGCGAAACGGAAGTTGTGAATTGCAAGATCTTGCAGTTGAGATGAATATTCGGGAGCGTAGAATAACCGGAAAGAAGCGGAGGCACAAGTTAGACCAGAGTAGCCCTAGCATTGTTCGTGACACCGCAAAGTGCATTCTATGTGCCCGATGTGTGAGAGTTTGCGATGAAGTGATGCAAGTATCCACGCTGGAACTGATGAACCGAGGCAGTAAATCGTTAGTATCTACCGCTCTGAACAAGGACATTAACTTTTCCTCCTGTATTTTTTGTGGACAATGCATAATGGTATGTCCAACTGGAGCGCTACACGAAAAGTCTAACCTAGGTGAAGTACTCAATGCCCTTAATGATCCTAACATGGCAGTAGCGGTGCAGGTGGCTCCTTCAGCTTCAGTGTCTGTGTCGGAGGAACTTGGCTTCAAACAGGGCCGGGATATTAGTGGTGTGCTTGTTGCCACGCTGCGAAAAATAGGATTTCGCTACGTGTTTGAGACTGGTTTCGGTGCCGATGTTGCCTCCATGGAGGTGGCCAGCGAGCTCCAAACTCGTATTGAGAGTACTGAGCAATTACCATTGCTTTCATCGTGTTGTCCTGCTTGGGTTAAGTATATAGAGCAGTTTCAACCGGCCCTTTTGCCGCTTCTTTCCAAAGTTAAATCACCACAGCAGGTCATGGGAGCAATAATAAAGGAGCACTGGGCTCAGGAGGCGGGAGTCAATTCTCAGAAACTCTTTTCGGTAGCCATAATGCCTTGCACCGCAAAAAAATTTGAGGCGCAGAGAGAGGAGATGACCCACAAAGGAATTTCAGATGTGGATGCGGTTCTAACAACTCGAGAATTGCTGAAACTTATTAAGCTATACGGTATTGACGTTCAAAATATCGATGCGCAATTGCCAGACAATCCCTTTTCGATTCGATCATCGGCCGGAAAGCTTTTTGCTGCTTCTGGCGGCTTAGCCGAATCAGTAGTTCGCACATTTCACTACAATATGTCAGGCAAAGATTTGAAAGGTTTTAAGGTTGCTCAGTTCCGTAATGTGCAAGGCTTTAAGAAGTTTGATATTTCAGTTGGGAATAAAACCATAAAAGTTGGAATTGCGAATGGAATGCGGGGTGCCGTGACCATGCTTCAGGAGATAGCAGCAGGTAAGTCCGATCTGCAATTTGTAGAGGTAATGGCTTGCGAGGGGGGATGTTTACAAGGTGGTGGACAACCTCTTGTAACCGACGATCGGGAGAGAAAAGTGAAGGCAAAAACCATCTACGACATTGATGAAATGGAGATTATTCGGGTTCCTTATAAAAATCCTGCGGTGGCAGAAATTTATGCCAAATGTCTTGGTGCCCCTGGAGGGGAAAGAGCTAAGCAGCTGCTATATACACGTTTTACTCAACGGAATGTACTTTTGTAA